The following are from one region of the Paenalkalicoccus suaedae genome:
- a CDS encoding DUF1444 family protein, with amino-acid sequence MKSIEIKRELEKHFTEEHLVTSYDRDADTFRIVDTRVDKGITVSLSNLSDRFKADKDAALEDTVRQLKEGIRLLTAVIDLTGQEEHIFPILRTPGFDKETKDGKKLLYTDHTAETTIFYAVDHGQSYSMIDEEMLERSSKSKEEIIEAATFNVRALSTEMKQDEVAGNIFYFLHNGDGYDASRILNDRLVKEMADKVEGELAVAVPHHDVLIFADIRNEVGFDVLGQMTFQFFSEGRVPLTALPLMYKDGEFEPVFILAQKKPSSKPID; translated from the coding sequence ATGAAGTCTATTGAAATTAAACGTGAGCTTGAAAAGCATTTTACAGAAGAACATTTAGTTACATCATACGATCGCGATGCAGATACATTTCGTATTGTGGATACGCGTGTTGATAAAGGAATTACGGTGAGCCTTAGTAATTTATCCGATCGTTTTAAAGCGGATAAAGATGCCGCTCTTGAAGATACAGTAAGACAGCTTAAAGAAGGTATTCGTTTACTTACAGCTGTGATTGATTTGACTGGACAGGAAGAGCACATCTTCCCAATCCTTCGCACTCCTGGATTTGATAAGGAGACGAAGGACGGGAAGAAGCTTCTTTACACAGACCATACAGCTGAAACAACGATCTTTTACGCGGTTGATCACGGGCAGTCCTACTCGATGATTGATGAAGAAATGCTCGAGCGTTCAAGTAAGAGCAAAGAAGAGATTATAGAAGCTGCGACATTCAACGTACGAGCTTTGTCTACAGAGATGAAGCAGGATGAAGTAGCGGGCAATATCTTTTATTTCCTTCACAACGGAGATGGATATGATGCAAGCCGCATTTTAAATGATCGCTTAGTCAAGGAGATGGCGGATAAGGTGGAAGGAGAGCTTGCAGTAGCTGTACCTCACCACGACGTGTTAATATTCGCCGATATTCGAAATGAGGTTGGTTTTGACGTGTTAGGTCAGATGACCTTCCAATTTTTCTCCGAAGGTCGAGTGCCATTAACTGCACTTCCTCTTATGTATAAAGACGGAGAATTCGAGCCAGTATTTATTCTTGCTCAAAAGAAACCATCATCTAAACCAATTGACTGA
- a CDS encoding thioredoxin family protein has product MKKIESIEQLEKIKQEENAVFLFTAGWCPDCTFIEPFLPELEEKHSDKAFYSINRDEFIEVCQDMDIFGIPSFVVFKDGKEVDRFVSKDRKTKEEIDSFLLQA; this is encoded by the coding sequence ATGAAAAAAATTGAATCAATCGAACAGTTAGAAAAAATAAAGCAAGAGGAGAATGCGGTCTTCTTATTTACTGCAGGCTGGTGCCCGGACTGTACGTTTATTGAACCGTTTTTACCAGAGCTTGAAGAGAAGCATTCAGATAAAGCATTTTACTCCATAAACCGTGATGAATTCATTGAAGTATGTCAAGACATGGACATTTTCGGAATTCCTAGTTTTGTCGTATTTAAAGATGGCAAAGAAGTAGACCGATTTGTTTCAAAAGACAGAAAGACGAAAGAAGAAATTGATTCCTTTTTACTCCAAGCATGA
- a CDS encoding PTS transporter subunit IIC: MKAFLDKKGITPSVQNYIIQPLSFMALGLFSSLIIGLILQTIGNSFEPLGFLTSIGQTAMSLAGPAIGVAIAYGLKAPRLVLFACVFSGAVGYELAGPVGSFLAALVSTEIGKVVSEETKVDIIVTPFTTILTGAMTAYTVGPPIGAALTSFGSFIMWATDQQPFLMGILVAVLMGLALTAPISSAGIAIILQLEGLAAGAATVGCAAQMIGFASASFRENRWSGLIALGVGTSMLQIANIVKNPRILIPPTLAAVIIGPIATTVFVMQNSPEGAGMGTSGFVGQIMTINTMGGTVDVWFAIILLHFLAPAVLSLLFSEYMRKKGWIRYGDMTIDKS; this comes from the coding sequence ATGAAAGCATTTTTAGATAAAAAAGGAATAACACCATCAGTCCAGAATTACATTATTCAGCCTCTAAGTTTTATGGCATTAGGTCTTTTTTCTTCCCTTATTATCGGACTGATCTTGCAAACGATTGGTAATTCATTTGAGCCTCTTGGATTTTTAACGTCCATTGGTCAAACTGCGATGAGCTTAGCTGGACCAGCTATTGGTGTAGCGATTGCCTACGGACTTAAAGCGCCACGCCTTGTCTTATTTGCCTGTGTGTTTAGCGGAGCGGTGGGCTATGAGCTGGCTGGGCCAGTTGGGAGCTTTTTAGCAGCACTCGTTTCGACCGAGATTGGTAAGGTCGTCTCGGAGGAAACAAAGGTGGACATCATTGTGACGCCTTTCACAACCATCTTAACAGGTGCAATGACTGCGTATACGGTAGGACCACCGATAGGCGCAGCATTAACAAGCTTTGGGAGCTTTATTATGTGGGCGACGGATCAGCAACCATTTTTGATGGGAATTTTAGTTGCCGTCTTAATGGGACTCGCGTTAACGGCTCCAATTTCTAGCGCGGGCATTGCAATTATTCTTCAATTAGAGGGGCTTGCGGCCGGAGCTGCGACTGTTGGATGTGCTGCGCAAATGATTGGATTTGCAAGTGCGAGCTTCAGAGAGAATAGGTGGTCGGGACTAATCGCCTTAGGTGTTGGAACCTCCATGCTTCAAATTGCAAACATCGTGAAGAATCCTCGTATCCTCATTCCTCCGACGTTAGCAGCTGTCATCATTGGACCGATTGCTACAACCGTCTTTGTGATGCAAAACAGTCCTGAAGGAGCTGGGATGGGCACGAGTGGATTTGTTGGACAAATTATGACGATTAACACAATGGGAGGCACAGTAGATGTGTGGTTCGCCATTATTCTGTTGCATTTCCTTGCTCCAGCCGTGCTTAGTTTGCTATTCTCAGAATACATGAGAAAAAAGGGATGGATCCGATACGGAGACATGACGATCGACAAATCTTAG